The Candidatus Neomarinimicrobiota bacterium genomic interval ATTTTTAACGTTGTGCTCACCGGGAAGCTGAATTTTTATCTCACCCATCTCACTCCCCTCATTGATCAGGGTAAAAGCGCTCTCGCCGGACTTATGCGAGATATTCACAGCCCTTACCTCGGCTTCATCGGAGATGCCGTAGGTGATGACCCGTTTCTTGAGATCGGGAATAATTTCCTTCAGGTGAGGCTCATCGATGCAGGCTATGACAGCCCCGTAAAAGGGTACCCGCGAAGCAAAGGTGAGGTAGGTCTCCTTGATGTCATCGAGGTCCTTATAGACGTCGAGATGCTCTTCCTCGATGTTGGTTATAATAGCTATGGTCGGTGAGAGTGTCAGGAATGAGCGGTCGAACTCGTCAGCCTCTGCGACTATGTAGTCGCCGTCTCCGAGCCGGGCGTTGGTAGCGAGGCTTCTCACAACGCCTCCCACGATAATGGTCGGGTCGAGACCGGCTTCGGTCAATACCATCCCGGCAATAGAGGTTGTGGTCGTCTTTCCGTGCGTACCGGCGACGGCAATCGCATACGGTTTCAGCCGAACGAGTTCAGCGAGCATTTCAGCCCGCCTGATAATGGGTATGTTCCGTTCATCCGCAGCTATCAGCTCCGGATTATCCTCCTTGACCGCCGAAGAATGCACCAGCACGTCGGCGTTTCCGACGTTATCGGCGTTGTGACCTATATATATCCGACCGCCCATCTCTTTTAAGTTCCGAGTGATGTCAGTCTCGGTCATGTCCGAACCGGAGACGGTGTATCCCTGGTTGAGCAGCAGCTCTGCGAGCCCGCTCATTCCGATTCCGCCGATTCCCACGAAATGCAGATGCTTTGTATGTCCGAGTTTTACCATCAATTTTTCGTCTGACCCAATAATTCAAGAAGTGATTCGACTATGTTCAGAGCGGGGTCTTTCTGAACCAATTTTTTACCCGCTGCCGACATCTCTTTCAGTTTCCATTCATCAAAGAGCATCTCGAAAACAGTTTTTTCCAATATTCCCGTACCGAGTTCCGACTGTTTGATCACTATCGCCGCTCCGGCTTCTTCCATGAGTTTTGCGTTGTAATCCTGATGCCCTTCCGCGGCGTGCGGATAGGGGATGAGCAGGGAGGGGAGACCGACGGAAGCGAGCTCGGCGATCGAGAGCGCTCCGGCTCTGCAAATAGCAAGGTCGGCGGAAGAATAAGCCCCCGCCATGTCGGATATGAAGGGTAGTATCTTCACGTTATCCCTTTCCCCTACCTGATTGATTATCATCTGATAATCGAAGGTTCCCGTCTGCCAGAGGAGTTGAACCTCTCGTCTGCTTGCGTATTGCTCCAAATTCTCGAGGATGTGCATATTTATCGGTCTCGAACCCTGGCTTCCGCCGAAAATCAATATCGTGCGCTTACCGGGCTGGAGTCCGAAAGACTTGGAGGAGAGTGATTCGGCTCTCCGCAATAGTTCTCCTCTTACCGGATTTCCGCTAATTTCCACTTTTAATCTTTTTTTTTTAAGTATTTCAAACATTTCTCCATGCCCAAATGAACCCGAGTGACTCTCCCGGCGAGCAATCGTGTGGTTATTCCCGGATAAGAGTTCTGCTCGTGAATCAATGTGGGAATTCCCATGAGAGTCGCCGCAATAAGGGGAGGACCCGAAACGAAACCGCCTGTCCCCACAACCGCATCGGGTTTGTTCCGCGAAAGGAGCCAGAACGATTTCAGCACGGCAATTAAAATTTCTAACGGCACCAGGAGATTTTTCAGAATCGTAAGAAGCAGATTCCGCTCTCTGGAAACCCCCGAAATCCGTATCGGCAGAAATTCGAAATCACTGTTAGGAATAATTTTTCCCTCTATTCCTTTTCGTGTACCGATAAACAGTATCTCCG includes:
- a CDS encoding glycosyltransferase, with translation MKPVKVIFAGGGTGGHLFPALAIAEKLKQVRKSAEILFIGTRKGIEGKIIPNSDFEFLPIRISGVSRERNLLLTILKNLLVPLEILIAVLKSFWLLSRNKPDAVVGTGGFVSGPPLIAATLMGIPTLIHEQNSYPGITTRLLAGRVTRVHLGMEKCLKYLKKKD
- a CDS encoding UDP-N-acetylmuramate--L-alanine ligase; protein product: MVKLGHTKHLHFVGIGGIGMSGLAELLLNQGYTVSGSDMTETDITRNLKEMGGRIYIGHNADNVGNADVLVHSSAVKEDNPELIAADERNIPIIRRAEMLAELVRLKPYAIAVAGTHGKTTTTSIAGMVLTEAGLDPTIIVGGVVRSLATNARLGDGDYIVAEADEFDRSFLTLSPTIAIITNIEEEHLDVYKDLDDIKETYLTFASRVPFYGAVIACIDEPHLKEIIPDLKKRVITYGISDEAEVRAVNISHKSGESAFTLINEGSEMGEIKIQLPGEHNVKNTLAVAALALELEIPFESVAKALAAFEGVRRRFEIKKRISGIMIVDDYAHHPTEVKSSLSAARTGWNKRVIAVFQPHLYSRTRDFKDDFGKSFNHADMLIVTDVYPAREAPIEGVTGKLIADAAIKAGHKSVHYIPEMEKIVDFLLDEAGEGDMIITIGAGDVFKVGEELIRKLEMSEQNAIAD